The proteins below are encoded in one region of Flavobacterium sp. IMCC34852:
- a CDS encoding ABC transporter ATP-binding protein — MQAKAFDTNLFKRILKYTKPYKARYYGVILFAVSLSVFAALRPYLLKQTVDEYIKPKDEHGLLFYVTIMGIVLLLETLSQFYFVYWANWLGQDIIKDIRTKLFKHMLSFRMKYFDHAPVGQLVTRSVSDIEQIARIFSQGLFMIISDLLKMIVVLFFMFYMNWRLTWIVILAMPILVYVTRIFQRKMQVAFEEVRNQVANMNTFVQERVTGMKIVQLFNREQIEYEKFKEINQKHNKAWIKTILYNSIFFPIADIISSLTLGAVVLYGGFHILDGDKFTTFGDLFSYTMFIGMLFNPLRQIADKFNEMQMGMIAANRVFDILDTDKDVQENGTLVASHFKGNIRFENVRFSYNDKEEVLKGINLNVKAGETIAIVGATGAGKSTIINLLNRFYEINSGAIYVDDQNINDFELESLRQQIAIVLQDVFLFADTIHNNITLNNPNISREEVIEAAKKIGVHKFIKTLPGGYDYDVKERGVMLSSGQRQLIAFLRAYVSNPSILILDEATSSIDTYSEELIQKATEKITQGRTSIIIAHRLATIMNADKIIVMDKGQIVEEGTHQALVTKEKGYYKNLYDSQFATEVE, encoded by the coding sequence ATGCAGGCAAAAGCTTTCGACACTAACTTATTCAAACGCATTTTAAAATACACCAAACCTTATAAAGCAAGGTATTACGGGGTTATTTTGTTTGCCGTTTCGCTTTCGGTATTTGCCGCACTTCGTCCTTATTTGTTGAAACAAACCGTTGACGAATACATCAAACCTAAGGATGAACACGGACTGTTGTTTTATGTCACCATCATGGGCATTGTATTGCTTTTGGAAACTTTGTCCCAATTCTATTTTGTGTATTGGGCCAATTGGCTCGGACAAGATATTATCAAAGATATCCGTACCAAATTATTCAAACACATGCTGAGCTTCAGAATGAAGTATTTTGACCATGCGCCTGTTGGGCAATTGGTAACACGTTCGGTTTCTGATATTGAACAAATCGCCCGTATTTTCAGCCAAGGTTTGTTCATGATTATCAGTGATTTACTAAAAATGATTGTGGTGCTGTTTTTTATGTTCTACATGAACTGGCGCCTGACTTGGATAGTAATTTTAGCCATGCCGATTTTGGTTTATGTCACCCGAATCTTCCAGCGAAAAATGCAAGTGGCTTTTGAAGAAGTGCGAAACCAAGTAGCCAATATGAATACGTTTGTACAAGAGCGTGTAACAGGTATGAAAATCGTACAGCTTTTCAACCGAGAACAAATTGAGTACGAAAAGTTCAAAGAGATCAATCAGAAACACAATAAGGCTTGGATTAAAACCATTTTATACAACTCCATCTTCTTCCCTATCGCCGATATCATTTCGTCGTTAACGCTAGGCGCTGTAGTGCTTTACGGTGGTTTTCATATTTTAGATGGGGATAAATTCACCACGTTTGGCGATTTGTTTTCTTATACGATGTTTATCGGCATGTTGTTCAATCCTTTGCGTCAAATTGCGGATAAGTTCAACGAGATGCAAATGGGGATGATTGCTGCCAATCGCGTTTTTGATATTTTAGATACCGATAAAGATGTGCAGGAAAACGGAACTTTAGTTGCTTCTCACTTCAAAGGCAATATCCGTTTTGAAAATGTACGCTTTAGTTACAACGACAAAGAAGAAGTCTTAAAAGGCATTAACTTGAATGTAAAAGCAGGCGAAACCATCGCCATCGTTGGTGCCACCGGTGCCGGAAAATCGACTATTATCAATTTATTGAATCGTTTTTACGAAATCAATTCGGGTGCCATATATGTCGATGACCAAAACATTAATGATTTCGAATTGGAAAGTTTACGCCAACAAATTGCTATTGTTTTACAAGATGTTTTCCTTTTTGCCGATACCATTCACAACAATATAACACTCAACAACCCAAATATTTCTAGAGAAGAAGTCATTGAAGCTGCGAAGAAAATTGGTGTACACAAATTCATCAAAACACTGCCCGGCGGTTATGATTATGACGTGAAAGAACGCGGCGTGATGTTGTCTTCGGGCCAACGCCAATTGATTGCTTTTCTGAGAGCTTATGTGAGCAATCCGAGTATTTTGATTTTAGATGAAGCGACTTCTTCTATTGATACTTACAGCGAAGAATTAATCCAAAAAGCCACCGAAAAAATCACGCAAGGCCGAACTTCAATCATTATTGCGCACCGATTGGCAACGATTATGAATGCGGATAAAATCATTGTGATGGACAAAGGCCAAATCGTGGAAGAAGGCACTCACCAAGCCTTGGTTACCAAAGAAAAAGGATACTATAAAAATTTATACGATTCACAGTTTGCCACCGAAGTGGAATAA
- a CDS encoding HAD-IIIC family phosphatase produces MKTFQQLKKNLKQDFSSLKTIKLAVLGDTATQFLTQAIRGLGYDKGFDIQIWEADFDQIALQINDSESELYEFEPELVLIFQSSHKLLSKYNKLKPEAHSSLALQELESVDFMISTLTSQLDCKIIYYNYTEIDDAVFGNYALKTESSFLFQLRKLNFELMSFATQNPNFYLCDLSSIQNQIGKSNFFQSSIYVNTEMVLSLDALPIVASRTLDIIESLHGKFKKCVILDLDNTTWGGIIGDDGIENIQIGSLGIGKAFSEFQYWIKKLKNRGIIVAVCSKNTESVAKEPFEKHPDMVLRLEDISVFVANWENKADNIRHIQSILNIGFDSMVFLDDNPFERNLVRENLPEVTVPELPEDPAEYLEYLYTLNLFETVSFSEEDSERTKMYQIEAQRAKVQQKFTNEEDFLQSLNMVSLVEPFNKFNQPRVAQLSQRSNQFNLRTVRYTDADIEKIGDSENHFTFTFTLEDKFGDNGLICVIILKKENEQTAFIDTWFMSCRVLKRSMENFVLNTIVDFCNQKGFKTLKGEYLPTAKNEMVANHYANLGFEETDEFWTLKVTDYIPKKTYISKK; encoded by the coding sequence ATGAAGACATTCCAACAACTGAAAAAAAACCTCAAACAGGATTTCTCCTCGCTAAAAACCATCAAGTTGGCGGTTTTAGGCGATACGGCTACGCAATTTCTAACGCAAGCTATAAGAGGTTTGGGCTATGACAAAGGCTTTGATATCCAAATTTGGGAAGCCGATTTTGATCAGATTGCCCTTCAAATCAACGACAGTGAATCGGAATTGTATGAATTTGAACCCGAATTGGTTTTGATCTTTCAATCTTCTCATAAATTATTATCCAAATACAATAAATTAAAACCGGAAGCCCATTCCTCATTGGCTTTGCAAGAGTTAGAGTCGGTTGATTTTATGATTTCCACCCTAACCTCACAGTTGGATTGCAAAATCATTTATTACAATTATACCGAAATTGACGATGCTGTTTTTGGGAATTATGCGTTGAAAACCGAATCTTCTTTCCTGTTCCAATTGCGGAAATTAAACTTTGAGTTGATGTCGTTTGCCACACAAAACCCGAATTTCTATTTGTGTGACTTGTCTTCGATACAGAACCAAATCGGGAAAAGCAACTTCTTTCAGAGTTCGATTTATGTCAATACCGAAATGGTGTTGAGCTTAGATGCCTTACCAATCGTAGCTTCTCGTACTTTAGATATTATTGAATCACTCCACGGCAAGTTCAAAAAATGTGTGATTTTAGATTTAGACAATACCACTTGGGGCGGAATAATCGGCGATGACGGCATTGAAAATATACAAATCGGAAGTTTGGGTATTGGCAAAGCGTTTTCGGAATTTCAATATTGGATAAAAAAATTGAAAAACCGCGGTATCATTGTCGCTGTTTGCAGTAAGAACACCGAATCGGTAGCCAAAGAACCTTTCGAAAAACATCCCGATATGGTTTTAAGATTGGAAGATATTTCGGTTTTTGTAGCCAATTGGGAAAACAAAGCGGATAACATTCGACACATCCAAAGCATTTTGAATATTGGATTCGATAGTATGGTTTTCTTAGACGACAATCCGTTTGAACGCAATCTCGTTCGCGAGAATCTACCTGAAGTCACCGTGCCGGAATTGCCCGAAGATCCGGCGGAATACTTAGAATATTTATACACTTTGAATCTCTTTGAAACGGTTTCCTTTTCTGAAGAAGATTCGGAGCGTACCAAAATGTACCAAATTGAAGCCCAAAGAGCGAAGGTCCAACAAAAATTCACCAACGAAGAAGACTTTCTGCAAAGTTTAAATATGGTTTCATTAGTGGAACCTTTCAATAAGTTCAACCAACCCAGAGTAGCCCAATTATCACAGCGTTCCAACCAATTCAACTTGAGAACTGTTCGCTACACGGATGCGGATATTGAGAAAATTGGCGATTCGGAAAACCATTTTACGTTTACCTTTACGTTGGAAGATAAATTTGGTGATAACGGTTTGATTTGCGTCATTATTCTAAAAAAGGAAAACGAGCAAACCGCTTTTATCGATACTTGGTTTATGAGCTGCCGTGTGCTGAAGCGTAGCATGGAAAATTTTGTTTTGAATACGATTGTCGATTTTTGTAACCAAAAAGGTTTCAAAACACTCAAAGGCGAATACCTTCCTACGGCTAAAAACGAAATGGTAGCGAATCATTATGCCAATTTAGGCTTTGAAGAAACTGATGAATTTTGGACCTTAAAAGTGACCGATTATATTCCTAAAAAAACTTATATTTCGAAAAAATAA
- a CDS encoding acyl carrier protein produces MDRPTILKEVTDVFIDVLDNEDIVLTDETQATDVDDWDSLNHIQLVVGIEKHFKIRFTSKEIQSWKNVGEMITCIQEKGI; encoded by the coding sequence ATGGACAGACCGACCATTTTAAAAGAAGTAACCGATGTATTTATCGATGTGTTAGACAACGAAGACATTGTTTTAACCGACGAAACTCAAGCGACTGATGTTGACGATTGGGATTCTTTGAACCATATTCAATTGGTTGTTGGGATTGAAAAACATTTCAAAATCAGGTTTACTTCCAAAGAAATTCAAAGCTGGAAAAATGTAGGCGAAATGATTACTTGTATCCAAGAAAAAGGAATTTAA
- a CDS encoding MaoC/PaaZ C-terminal domain-containing protein, whose translation MFTIEDTFTESFTVTDEIYHGFITLFKDQNPLHTDATFATEKGFKAEVMHGNILNGFLSYFIGEGLPTKNVIIHSQEIQYKNPVYLNDKLEFKAIVIGCYESVNAVEFKFEFKNSEAKVVAKGKIQIGLL comes from the coding sequence ATGTTTACAATTGAGGACACCTTTACCGAAAGTTTTACCGTTACCGATGAAATTTATCATGGGTTCATCACTTTATTTAAAGACCAAAATCCGTTGCATACCGACGCGACATTTGCCACCGAAAAAGGTTTCAAGGCCGAAGTGATGCACGGGAATATCCTAAACGGTTTCCTCTCCTATTTTATTGGCGAAGGTTTGCCAACCAAAAATGTAATCATCCATTCGCAGGAAATTCAATATAAAAATCCGGTTTATCTCAATGATAAGTTAGAGTTTAAAGCGATTGTCATTGGTTGCTACGAATCGGTAAATGCTGTGGAATTCAAATTTGAGTTCAAAAATTCGGAAGCCAAAGTCGTGGCCAAAGGTAAAATTCAAATCGGTTTGCTATGA
- a CDS encoding SDR family NAD(P)-dependent oxidoreductase, which yields MKILLTGGASGLGESITRTLAKDGNNTVYFTFSQSSAKAQQLEAEFKNTIAIACDFADEKAVETLAQKIAELDLDVLIHNAYSGSYLKTHFHKIETADFLTDFKVNVMPVVTLTQAVLNSFRKQKSGKIITVLTSALVDVPPVGSAVYTSTKAYLAKLTEVWANENAKFNITSNSVSPAFMETAMTSATDERIKEQMIESNPAKRLLTTEEVAEAIAFLVNDSTQINGKDFVINAGDKLQ from the coding sequence ATGAAAATATTACTCACAGGCGGCGCCTCGGGTTTGGGCGAATCCATTACCCGAACTTTAGCGAAAGACGGTAACAATACGGTTTACTTCACCTTCAGCCAATCTTCGGCGAAAGCCCAACAATTGGAAGCAGAATTCAAGAATACTATAGCCATCGCTTGTGATTTTGCGGATGAAAAAGCAGTGGAAACTTTGGCCCAAAAAATAGCCGAACTCGATTTGGATGTCCTCATTCACAACGCTTATTCAGGTTCTTATCTCAAAACCCATTTTCATAAAATAGAAACCGCAGATTTTTTGACTGATTTTAAAGTCAATGTCATGCCGGTGGTAACTTTAACCCAAGCTGTCCTTAACAGTTTCCGAAAGCAAAAAAGCGGTAAAATCATTACGGTTTTGACTTCCGCTTTGGTGGATGTTCCGCCCGTTGGTTCAGCCGTTTATACTTCGACTAAAGCTTATTTGGCTAAACTGACGGAAGTTTGGGCCAATGAAAATGCGAAGTTCAACATTACTTCCAACTCAGTTTCGCCGGCTTTTATGGAGACCGCAATGACTTCAGCAACCGATGAACGCATCAAAGAACAAATGATTGAAAGCAACCCGGCAAAGCGATTGTTGACCACGGAAGAAGTTGCGGAAGCGATTGCGTTTTTGGTTAACGATTCGACCCAAATCAACGGAAAAGATTTTGTGATTAACGCCGGCGATAAGCTCCAATAA
- a CDS encoding MBOAT family O-acyltransferase gives MVFNSIPFVIFFTVFFLLYWLVVNRNLKAQNLLLLLGSYFFYAWTDWRLLSFLIVVSGLNYSLGLKIESATNEKSKRIFLYLGLLQGLGGLLFFKYFNFFVSSFNDAFHSIGISLGLNTLNLIVPLGISFFTFRTISYLLDIDKGKAEASKDWLVFFNYVAFFPSILSGPIDKAKTFIPQLESKREFNYLNAVDGLRQILWGLFKKVVIANNCAVITNDVFANYQSLPASSLVIGMFLYTIQIYADFSGYSDMAIGVARLLGFKITKNFDFPFFAQNIADFWRRWHISLTSWLTEYVFTPLSIYFRDYANNGLILAIVINFTLIGIWHGANWTYILFGFLHGIYYIPLILKGTMNKKKRLTQTGLKELFNMVKTFTLVMLTFVIFKATSITEAFDFYRHLGSKSLLQLPILNGVSLLYFGAILSYILFMLVMEWKAKTKEHALEYFGTNQPKIMRWLFYVLLLLVIYYFSSAVSNQDFIYLQF, from the coding sequence ATGGTTTTTAACTCTATTCCATTCGTTATATTTTTTACAGTCTTCTTTTTGCTGTATTGGCTCGTGGTGAATAGAAATCTGAAAGCCCAAAACCTACTTTTATTACTCGGAAGTTACTTTTTCTACGCTTGGACAGATTGGCGTTTGTTGTCCTTTTTGATAGTCGTTTCGGGGTTGAACTACTCATTGGGACTCAAAATAGAAAGTGCAACGAATGAAAAATCCAAACGTATTTTCCTTTACCTCGGTTTACTACAAGGTCTTGGCGGTTTGTTGTTCTTTAAATACTTTAACTTTTTTGTCAGTTCGTTTAATGATGCTTTTCATTCGATTGGGATTTCGCTTGGTTTAAATACTTTGAACCTAATTGTGCCTTTAGGAATCAGCTTTTTCACGTTCAGAACGATTAGTTATTTGTTAGACATCGACAAAGGAAAAGCCGAAGCTTCTAAGGATTGGCTGGTGTTTTTTAATTACGTCGCGTTCTTTCCTTCGATACTTTCCGGACCAATTGACAAAGCCAAAACCTTTATTCCGCAGTTAGAAAGTAAAAGAGAATTTAACTATCTCAATGCGGTCGATGGCTTGCGACAAATACTTTGGGGTTTATTTAAAAAAGTGGTGATTGCGAATAATTGTGCTGTGATTACCAATGATGTTTTTGCGAACTATCAAAGTTTGCCTGCGAGTTCGCTCGTGATTGGGATGTTTTTGTACACCATTCAAATCTATGCTGATTTTTCGGGTTATTCCGATATGGCGATTGGTGTCGCGCGCTTGCTTGGGTTTAAAATCACTAAGAATTTCGACTTTCCGTTCTTTGCCCAAAACATAGCCGATTTTTGGAGAAGATGGCATATTTCGCTAACGAGTTGGCTCACCGAATATGTGTTTACACCGTTGAGTATTTACTTCAGAGATTATGCTAATAACGGTTTGATACTCGCGATTGTGATCAATTTCACGCTTATCGGAATTTGGCACGGAGCGAATTGGACTTACATCCTATTCGGGTTTCTTCACGGTATCTATTACATTCCGCTGATTTTGAAAGGAACGATGAACAAGAAGAAAAGATTAACCCAGACCGGTTTGAAAGAACTATTCAATATGGTAAAAACCTTTACTTTGGTAATGCTGACATTTGTGATTTTTAAAGCAACCAGTATTACCGAAGCGTTTGATTTTTATAGACATTTAGGTTCCAAATCACTTTTACAACTGCCGATTTTAAATGGCGTTTCTTTGCTTTACTTTGGCGCAATCTTAAGTTATATCCTTTTTATGTTGGTAATGGAATGGAAAGCCAAAACGAAGGAACATGCGCTGGAATACTTTGGCACAAACCAACCCAAAATAATGCGTTGGTTATTCTATGTTTTGTTGTTGTTGGTCATCTATTATTTTTCGAGTGCGGTTTCGAATCAGGATTTTATTTATCTGCAATTTTAA
- the lpdA gene encoding dihydrolipoyl dehydrogenase, with the protein MKYDIIVLGSGPGGYVTAIRASQLGFKVAVIEKENLGGICLNWGCIPTKALLKSAQVFDYLKHASDYGLTVKEFDKDFNAVIARSRGVADGMSKGVQFLMKKNKIDVIDGFGKVKPGKKVDVTAADGKVTEYTADHIIIATGARSRELPNLPQDGVKVIGYRQAMTLPTQPKKMIVVGSGAIGVEFAHFYNSMGTEVTIVEFMPNVVPVEDEDISKQFERSLKKSGITVMTNSSVERIDTTGKGVKAFVKTAKGEEVLEADILLSAVGIKTNIENIGLEETGIKTDKDKILVNDFYQTNVPGYYAIGDVTPGQALAHVASAEGILCVEKIKGLHVEPLDYGNIPGCTYATPEIASVGLTEKAAKEKGYELKIGKFPFTASGKAKAAGTPDGFVKVIFDAKYGEWLGCHMIGAGVTDMIAEAVVARKLETTGHEILKAVHPHPTMSEAVMEAVADAYGEVIHL; encoded by the coding sequence ATGAAATACGATATTATTGTTTTAGGAAGTGGTCCGGGCGGTTATGTTACGGCAATCCGCGCGTCACAATTAGGCTTTAAAGTAGCCGTTATCGAAAAAGAAAACCTTGGTGGGATTTGTTTGAATTGGGGTTGTATTCCAACAAAAGCGCTTTTAAAATCGGCTCAGGTTTTTGATTACCTAAAACATGCCTCAGATTACGGTTTGACCGTAAAAGAATTTGACAAAGATTTCAATGCCGTTATCGCCCGTTCTCGCGGTGTAGCTGACGGTATGAGTAAAGGTGTTCAATTCTTGATGAAGAAAAATAAAATCGATGTGATTGATGGTTTCGGAAAAGTAAAACCCGGAAAAAAAGTTGACGTAACTGCCGCTGACGGAAAAGTAACGGAATATACTGCTGACCATATTATCATTGCTACCGGTGCGCGTTCGAGAGAATTGCCGAACCTTCCGCAAGATGGTGTAAAAGTAATTGGTTACAGACAAGCGATGACTTTACCAACACAACCTAAGAAAATGATTGTCGTGGGTTCCGGTGCTATTGGTGTTGAGTTTGCTCACTTTTACAATTCAATGGGAACAGAAGTTACTATCGTTGAATTTATGCCTAATGTAGTTCCGGTAGAAGACGAAGACATCTCAAAACAATTTGAGCGTTCGTTGAAAAAATCGGGTATCACAGTAATGACTAATTCTTCAGTAGAAAGAATCGACACTACCGGGAAAGGAGTTAAAGCTTTTGTAAAAACTGCCAAAGGCGAAGAAGTTTTAGAAGCGGATATTTTGCTTTCGGCTGTGGGTATCAAAACCAACATCGAAAACATTGGTCTTGAAGAAACCGGAATTAAAACGGATAAAGATAAAATTTTGGTAAACGATTTTTACCAGACTAATGTTCCTGGTTACTACGCTATTGGTGATGTAACACCGGGACAAGCTTTGGCACACGTAGCTTCTGCGGAAGGTATTCTGTGTGTTGAAAAAATCAAAGGCTTACATGTTGAACCTTTAGATTATGGCAACATTCCGGGTTGTACTTATGCTACGCCTGAGATTGCCTCGGTAGGTTTGACTGAAAAAGCGGCTAAAGAAAAAGGATACGAATTAAAAATCGGAAAGTTCCCATTCACAGCTTCAGGAAAAGCCAAAGCCGCCGGAACTCCCGATGGATTTGTGAAAGTCATTTTTGATGCCAAATACGGCGAATGGTTAGGTTGCCACATGATTGGTGCCGGTGTAACCGATATGATTGCAGAAGCAGTTGTAGCTCGTAAACTAGAAACCACAGGTCACGAAATTTTGAAAGCGGTTCATCCTCACCCAACAATGAGTGAAGCGGTGATGGAAGCCGTAGCCGATGCTTACGGAGAAGTGATTCACTTATAA
- a CDS encoding tetratricopeptide repeat protein, with amino-acid sequence MKIKHIVLASTLLVSAATFAQKDELKVLKKIYTKEAPKPADVAEYKTNLAKLEGVASEEGDKVYAGFYKAMLPLVEISALGPLATDGQKSQIVTAKTVDEIEKGLNATLEFEKKSGKKVYTDDILAKIQLYKNEIINLAINLAAQQKFQDASNVLYSSYLLDKKDQDNLFFAASYAINAVNYDLALEYYNELKKLNYTGETKVYFASTKADNKEESFGANKVLRDAAVSSGTHVKPREEKTPSRRGEIFKNIALILVEKGRVEEAKTAVSEARQANPEDTSLILTEADLYLKMNDIATYTKLVNEALEKNPNNVDLIYNLGVVAGNANKLDDAERYYKKALEINPNYFNANLNLAELKLRADDKFVTEINKLGTSEKDNKRYEVLKAEREKNFRSVLPYLEKAVELEPDNEPAKRTLISVYGALEMSDKAKALKATLK; translated from the coding sequence ATGAAAATTAAACACATTGTATTGGCTTCAACCTTATTGGTTTCTGCTGCTACTTTTGCTCAAAAAGATGAGCTCAAAGTTTTGAAGAAGATTTATACCAAAGAAGCACCAAAACCTGCCGATGTTGCAGAGTATAAAACTAATTTGGCCAAATTAGAAGGTGTGGCCAGTGAAGAAGGCGATAAAGTATACGCCGGTTTTTACAAAGCCATGTTGCCTTTAGTAGAAATTTCAGCTTTAGGGCCGTTAGCCACTGATGGTCAAAAATCTCAAATTGTTACGGCCAAAACAGTAGATGAAATTGAGAAAGGATTAAATGCTACTTTAGAATTTGAGAAAAAATCAGGAAAAAAGGTTTATACAGATGACATTTTAGCCAAAATTCAGTTGTATAAAAATGAGATTATCAACCTTGCGATTAATCTGGCTGCCCAACAAAAATTCCAAGATGCTTCAAACGTTTTGTATTCTTCTTATCTTTTAGATAAAAAAGACCAAGACAATTTGTTTTTTGCAGCAAGTTATGCCATCAATGCCGTTAATTATGACTTGGCTTTAGAGTATTATAATGAACTGAAAAAACTAAATTATACCGGTGAAACGAAGGTGTATTTTGCTTCAACTAAAGCTGATAATAAAGAAGAATCTTTCGGAGCCAATAAAGTTCTAAGAGATGCTGCAGTTTCTTCGGGTACTCATGTCAAACCAAGAGAAGAAAAAACGCCTTCAAGAAGAGGAGAGATTTTCAAAAACATTGCCCTTATTTTAGTTGAAAAAGGAAGAGTTGAAGAAGCTAAAACCGCAGTAAGCGAAGCGCGTCAAGCAAATCCGGAAGACACCTCATTAATCTTGACGGAAGCCGATTTGTACTTGAAAATGAATGATATCGCTACTTACACCAAATTGGTTAACGAAGCCTTGGAAAAAAATCCAAACAATGTAGATTTGATTTATAATTTAGGTGTGGTTGCCGGAAATGCCAACAAGTTGGATGACGCTGAAAGATACTATAAAAAGGCACTTGAAATCAATCCTAATTATTTCAATGCTAATTTAAATTTGGCAGAATTAAAATTAAGAGCAGACGATAAGTTTGTAACTGAAATCAATAAGTTAGGTACTTCTGAAAAAGACAACAAGCGATATGAAGTGCTCAAAGCTGAAAGAGAGAAGAATTTCAGATCTGTTTTGCCTTATCTTGAAAAAGCAGTAGAATTAGAACCGGACAACGAACCGGCGAAACGTACATTAATCAGTGTTTACGGTGCGTTGGAAATGAGTGATAAAGCCAAAGCTTTGAAAGCTACTCTAAAATAA